One Flagellimonas sp. CMM7 genomic region harbors:
- a CDS encoding SDR family oxidoreductase, with protein MKILLTGANGYIGMRLLPQLLELGHDIICAVRDEKRLSVDKKTKEQIQVVEIDFLDDIDKSKIPKDIDAAYYLIHSMTSSIDDFDEKEAITAKSFNEYVSVTNIKQVIYLSGIVNDKKLSKHLSSRKNVEDILYQGDFNLTVLRAGIIVGSGSSSFEIIRDLCEKLPFMITPKWVLTKSQPIAIRDIINFLTGVLENQKTYNESFDIGGPDVLTYKEMLHKYAAVRGFKNWILTVPIMTPKLSSYWLYFVTSTSYKLAINLVDSMKMEVVAKDDRLQKLLGIKTHSYEQAIEMAFKKIEQNLVLSSWKDSIVSGQVSDDLEKYIQVPKYGVLKDEKKLSIKNENAVLENIWRIGGEQGWYYGNRLWKIRGFLDKLNGGPGLRRGRTHSDKLFPGDALDFWRVLLADKKAKRLLLFAEMRMPGEAWLEFKIDEHNVLHQTATFRPKGLRGRLYWYSILPFHYFIFGGMIKNLSKT; from the coding sequence ATGAAAATCCTCCTTACCGGTGCCAACGGTTATATTGGAATGCGTTTATTGCCACAGCTGCTAGAATTGGGGCATGACATCATTTGCGCTGTTCGCGATGAGAAAAGACTTTCTGTAGACAAAAAGACCAAAGAACAAATTCAAGTCGTAGAAATAGATTTTTTGGATGACATCGACAAAAGCAAAATCCCCAAAGATATTGATGCTGCATACTATCTTATTCATTCCATGACTTCTTCTATTGATGATTTTGATGAAAAAGAGGCCATAACCGCCAAAAGCTTTAATGAATATGTTTCTGTTACCAACATTAAACAAGTCATTTATTTGAGTGGTATTGTAAATGATAAAAAATTATCCAAACACTTAAGCTCAAGAAAGAATGTAGAAGATATTCTGTACCAAGGTGACTTTAATCTCACTGTTTTACGCGCAGGTATTATTGTTGGTTCAGGAAGTTCTTCTTTTGAAATCATTCGGGATTTATGTGAAAAACTGCCCTTTATGATTACACCTAAATGGGTTTTGACAAAATCACAACCCATTGCCATAAGGGATATAATCAATTTTTTAACCGGGGTTCTTGAAAACCAAAAGACTTACAACGAATCCTTTGATATAGGAGGGCCAGATGTGCTTACTTACAAAGAAATGCTTCATAAATATGCAGCAGTAAGAGGTTTTAAAAATTGGATACTCACTGTTCCCATAATGACACCTAAGTTATCATCCTATTGGTTGTATTTTGTTACCTCTACATCTTACAAATTGGCCATTAACCTTGTGGATAGTATGAAAATGGAGGTCGTAGCCAAAGATGATAGGCTTCAGAAACTATTGGGAATAAAAACCCATTCATATGAGCAGGCAATTGAAATGGCCTTTAAAAAAATTGAGCAAAATTTGGTGCTGAGCAGTTGGAAAGACAGTATTGTTAGCGGGCAAGTAAGTGATGATTTGGAAAAATACATTCAAGTACCTAAGTATGGGGTTTTAAAAGATGAAAAAAAGCTTTCCATAAAAAATGAAAATGCAGTTTTAGAAAACATTTGGCGGATTGGAGGTGAACAAGGCTGGTATTATGGCAATAGATTATGGAAAATTCGTGGGTTTTTGGATAAGTTGAATGGCGGTCCAGGATTACGTCGAGGGCGTACCCATTCAGATAAACTATTTCCTGGAGATGCACTTGATTTCTGGCGAGTATTACTTGCTGATAAAAAAGCGAAACGACTCTTGCTTTTTGCAGAAATGAGAATGCCAGGAGAAGCATGGCTAGAGTTTAAAATAGATGAGCACAACGTCTTACACCAGACCGCTACTTTTAGACCAAAAGGACTTAGGGGCAGATTGTATTGGTACAGTATTTTACCCTTTCACTACTTTATTTTTGGTGGAATGATCAAAAATCTTTCAAAAACATAA
- a CDS encoding DUF1648 domain-containing protein, which yields MNILRKKPKIEVKPTTTDKKLILIGWGIVTLNFIVVLMFYFDLPETIPVHFNLKGEINGFGSKSILWIIPAISAALYLITSILALKLKPYYMNYPVKVTEKNAKELYALGIRMLAVMNLTTVIIFLLTTIIFILKINGTVDTIDVKTLIGLWIAIALLPFVYTFKMFTVPRQ from the coding sequence ATGAATATCCTTCGAAAAAAACCAAAAATTGAAGTAAAGCCTACTACAACTGATAAAAAGCTAATCTTAATAGGGTGGGGTATCGTAACCCTCAACTTCATAGTAGTATTGATGTTTTATTTTGATTTACCCGAAACCATACCCGTTCACTTTAATTTAAAAGGTGAGATTAACGGGTTTGGAAGTAAATCTATCCTTTGGATTATTCCGGCCATAAGCGCAGCATTATATTTAATCACCAGCATTTTAGCGTTAAAATTGAAGCCCTATTATATGAATTACCCAGTGAAGGTAACTGAAAAAAATGCCAAAGAACTATACGCTTTAGGCATACGTATGCTCGCGGTAATGAACCTTACAACAGTCATTATTTTTCTGCTTACAACCATAATTTTCATATTAAAGATAAATGGTACTGTTGATACTATTGATGTAAAAACCCTTATTGGACTTTGGATAGCTATTGCACTGCTTCCCTTTGTCTATACTTTTAAAATGTTCACGGTTCCTAGACAATGA
- a CDS encoding MmcQ/YjbR family DNA-binding protein has translation MNIEVYRQYCLSKNGVTESIPFSKLPNILVFKVKGKMFTATDVNTFASFSIKCNPDTIEELRATYPAMEEPSYFSKKHWSRVVMDGSIPDELLFSWLDTSYNLVVANLPKSIRPQLENENTST, from the coding sequence ATGAACATAGAAGTATATAGACAATATTGCCTGTCAAAAAATGGAGTCACCGAATCCATTCCTTTTTCGAAACTGCCCAATATTTTAGTATTTAAAGTAAAGGGTAAAATGTTCACAGCTACGGATGTAAACACATTCGCCAGCTTTAGCATTAAATGTAATCCAGACACTATTGAAGAACTAAGGGCAACTTATCCTGCTATGGAAGAACCTTCCTATTTTAGCAAAAAACATTGGAGCCGAGTGGTTATGGATGGTAGTATTCCTGATGAATTGTTGTTTAGTTGGCTGGACACTTCCTACAATCTGGTTGTTGCCAATCTTCCTAAATCAATACGACCGCAACTTGAAAACGAAAATACTTCCACATAA
- the argS gene encoding arginine--tRNA ligase → MNIQHVLTTTVKKATSSIFNVDLPSVEFQPTRKDFEGDVTVVIFPMLRFVKGNPVEIGTKIGEYLQENVDEVAKFNVVKGFLNVVINNDFYLNFFNAIQDEENYGYVKTPSAGATMVEYSSPNTNKPLHLGHIRNNLLGYSVAEILKASGKKVYKTQIINDRGIHICKSMLAWQKFGDGETPESSGLKGDHLVGKYYVAFDKAYKEQISEKIANGVEKEKAEKEAPILLEAQEMLRKWESGDEEVVALWKKMNGWVYAGFDVTYKNLGVDFDTLYYESNTYLLGRDVVQDGLERGVFFKKEDGSVWIDLTDEGLDEKIVLRSDGTAVYMTQDIGTAIQRVTDFPDINGMVYTVGNEQDYHFKVLFLILKKLGYDWAKQLYHLSYGMVDLPSGKMKSREGTVVDADDLIENMEATAANISEELGKLDGYSKEEKQRLYRTIGLGALKYYILKVDPKKRILFNPEESVDFQGNTGPFIQYTYARIQSILRKADGVGLSLVDTSLALHEKEKELLKQLQLFPETIQLAAENYSPALIANYTYDLVKEFNSFYQQVSILGETDKHKKMFRVQLSRKVGEVIESAFKLLGIDVPERM, encoded by the coding sequence ATGAATATTCAACACGTCCTTACTACTACAGTTAAAAAAGCCACTTCTTCCATTTTTAATGTGGATTTACCCTCAGTGGAGTTTCAACCCACACGCAAAGATTTTGAAGGCGATGTTACTGTGGTTATTTTTCCCATGCTACGCTTTGTAAAAGGTAACCCTGTTGAAATTGGCACTAAGATTGGCGAGTACTTGCAAGAAAATGTAGATGAGGTTGCCAAGTTCAATGTGGTAAAGGGTTTTTTGAATGTCGTTATTAACAATGATTTCTATCTTAATTTTTTCAATGCTATTCAAGATGAAGAAAATTATGGGTATGTGAAAACCCCTTCCGCTGGCGCTACTATGGTGGAGTATTCCTCTCCAAATACCAACAAACCACTGCATTTAGGGCACATCAGAAATAATCTTTTGGGATATTCTGTTGCTGAAATTTTAAAAGCATCAGGTAAAAAGGTATATAAAACCCAAATTATTAATGATCGTGGAATTCATATCTGTAAGAGCATGTTGGCTTGGCAGAAATTTGGCGATGGTGAAACCCCAGAATCTTCAGGTTTAAAGGGAGATCATTTAGTAGGGAAATATTATGTAGCTTTTGATAAAGCATATAAAGAACAAATTTCTGAGAAGATAGCCAATGGAGTTGAAAAAGAGAAGGCTGAAAAGGAAGCGCCAATCTTACTAGAAGCCCAAGAAATGCTCAGGAAATGGGAGTCTGGTGATGAAGAGGTCGTAGCACTTTGGAAAAAAATGAACGGATGGGTATATGCCGGCTTTGATGTTACCTATAAAAATTTAGGCGTTGATTTTGATACTCTGTATTATGAGAGCAATACTTACCTTTTAGGAAGAGATGTGGTCCAAGATGGCCTAGAAAGAGGTGTTTTCTTTAAAAAGGAAGATGGCAGCGTCTGGATTGACTTAACGGATGAAGGTTTGGATGAAAAGATTGTCCTGCGTTCAGATGGAACCGCGGTGTATATGACCCAAGATATAGGAACTGCAATTCAGCGTGTAACTGATTTTCCAGATATCAATGGCATGGTTTATACTGTTGGAAACGAGCAAGACTATCATTTTAAAGTACTGTTCTTAATTCTGAAAAAACTGGGATATGATTGGGCAAAGCAATTGTATCATTTAAGTTATGGGATGGTAGACCTTCCTAGTGGAAAAATGAAGAGTAGGGAAGGTACGGTTGTAGATGCTGATGATTTAATAGAAAACATGGAAGCTACCGCAGCTAATATTTCTGAGGAATTGGGGAAATTGGATGGGTATTCCAAAGAAGAAAAACAACGATTATACAGAACCATTGGTTTAGGTGCTTTAAAGTACTACATTCTTAAGGTAGATCCTAAAAAACGTATTCTATTCAATCCCGAAGAGTCAGTAGATTTTCAAGGAAATACAGGGCCTTTTATTCAATATACGTATGCACGAATTCAATCTATTCTTCGTAAAGCAGATGGTGTTGGGTTGAGCCTAGTGGATACATCATTAGCGTTACACGAAAAAGAGAAAGAATTACTCAAGCAACTTCAGCTTTTTCCAGAAACCATTCAATTGGCGGCGGAAAACTATAGTCCAGCTTTGATTGCCAACTACACTTATGATTTGGTGAAGGAATTCAATTCATTTTATCAACAAGTATCTATTTTGGGGGAAACAGATAAACATAAAAAAATGTTTCGGGTACAGTTATCCAGAAAAGTTGGGGAAGTGATTGAATCTGCTTTTAAACTTTTAGGGATTGATGTTCCGGAACGGATGTAA
- a CDS encoding carboxypeptidase-like regulatory domain-containing protein yields MLKKLRSSHFGLLFGFFFLLYSSINAQERQNTPIALVQYIKNLEDKFNVKFSYINEDLEDIDVAVPSNLVSLPDILEYIEAQFQIKAEKLNNRYYTITKSTLVTVQGKILDNFAENTIPGASVEVFDTEIAIATDTDGSFVLKDIPRNATLKVRSLGYITKYINVEELLKEGGTAKILLAQYYEQLKEVIVYQFLTTGLIRDKDASITLNTADFGILPGLIEPDILQTVQALPGIKSIDETVSDINVRGGTNDQNLILWNGIKMYQSGHFFGLISAFNPYLTDKITVIKNGTPSAYGDGVSSVIQMETGNDLSDNITGGAGFNFISGDAYGQIPITEKIGLQFSARRSTTDFLNTPTYNKFFDRAFQDSEVTNENNISVNEDIIRDENFFFYDFTGKLLYDVNDQHQLRLNFISINNNLDYVETNLIDLETTNSVLEQTNLSFGGQLQSQWTDRLSSNLNIYYSRYNLDAQNLFGNQIQLLLQNNQVLEIAIKLNADYSLLENLNWNNGYQYIETGITNTTNLTQPPFDSEIKGVIRIHAPHTEIGYSSPENKFIGKAGVRFNYIENLGTFSKFLVEPRLNLNFRLANYLRGEVLGEFKSQTTNQIIDLEQNFLGIEKRRWILSDDNTLPITKSKQGSLGINYDKNSIYIGVEGFYKKVDGISTSTQGFQNQNQFSGEIGSYDVKGVEFLINKKGTNYSTWLTYTYNKNDYNFNAIDPNSFPNNLDIRHTITFAGTYSYENLKLSLGVNYRSGKPFTEPQEGDLALDTTVFPARINYESPNSSRLPNYLRVDASAIYKFNIGQRIKATTGVSLLNMTNRKNSLNKYYRVTEDNQIETVESISLGITPNVSFRVSF; encoded by the coding sequence ATGCTGAAAAAGCTCCGCAGTAGCCATTTTGGCCTCCTCTTTGGGTTTTTCTTCTTGCTGTATTCCAGTATAAATGCACAGGAAAGACAAAACACGCCCATAGCTCTTGTTCAGTACATAAAGAATTTAGAAGACAAATTCAATGTCAAGTTTTCATATATAAATGAAGATTTAGAAGATATTGATGTTGCCGTACCCAGCAACCTTGTATCACTACCTGATATCCTTGAATATATTGAAGCTCAGTTTCAGATAAAAGCAGAAAAGCTCAATAATCGGTACTACACCATTACAAAAAGCACCCTTGTAACTGTCCAAGGGAAGATATTGGACAACTTTGCGGAAAACACCATTCCAGGGGCTTCTGTAGAGGTTTTTGATACAGAAATAGCCATTGCCACAGACACAGATGGCTCCTTTGTTCTAAAGGACATTCCTAGAAACGCAACATTAAAAGTTAGATCTCTGGGGTACATCACCAAATACATTAATGTAGAAGAATTATTAAAAGAAGGTGGAACCGCCAAAATACTCTTGGCCCAGTATTATGAGCAATTAAAAGAGGTCATTGTTTATCAATTTCTAACAACTGGACTTATTAGGGATAAAGATGCCAGTATTACCTTAAACACCGCGGATTTTGGAATTTTACCTGGATTAATTGAGCCTGATATCTTACAAACGGTACAAGCCCTCCCAGGAATTAAAAGTATAGATGAAACTGTATCCGACATTAACGTGCGTGGTGGTACCAACGATCAAAATTTGATTTTATGGAACGGTATTAAAATGTATCAATCTGGGCATTTCTTTGGATTGATTTCAGCTTTTAACCCTTACCTAACGGACAAAATAACCGTTATTAAAAATGGTACGCCGTCAGCATACGGAGATGGAGTTAGTAGCGTGATACAAATGGAAACCGGTAATGATCTATCAGATAACATAACTGGCGGTGCTGGGTTTAACTTTATTAGTGGGGACGCCTATGGGCAAATCCCTATCACTGAAAAAATTGGATTGCAGTTCTCTGCAAGACGTTCAACCACCGATTTTTTGAACACCCCCACCTACAACAAATTTTTTGACCGTGCTTTTCAGGATAGTGAAGTAACCAATGAAAACAATATATCCGTAAATGAGGATATTATAAGGGATGAAAATTTCTTTTTTTACGATTTTACGGGAAAGCTTTTGTATGATGTAAATGACCAGCACCAATTAAGGCTGAATTTTATCAGTATCAATAACAATCTTGATTATGTTGAAACTAACCTTATCGATTTAGAGACTACCAATAGTGTTTTAGAGCAAACCAATCTGTCTTTTGGTGGGCAGCTGCAAAGTCAATGGACGGACAGACTCTCTTCCAACTTAAATATTTACTATTCTCGTTATAATTTAGATGCCCAAAACCTCTTTGGCAATCAAATACAGCTTCTACTTCAGAATAATCAGGTTTTGGAAATTGCGATAAAACTAAATGCAGATTACTCATTATTGGAGAACCTCAACTGGAATAATGGTTATCAATACATTGAGACAGGTATTACAAATACAACCAATCTTACACAACCTCCTTTTGATAGTGAAATAAAGGGAGTTATTAGAATTCATGCCCCGCACACAGAAATTGGCTATAGCTCTCCTGAAAATAAATTTATTGGGAAAGCAGGTGTTCGTTTCAACTATATAGAAAACCTTGGCACATTTTCAAAGTTCTTGGTTGAACCTCGTCTTAATCTGAATTTTAGATTGGCAAATTATCTAAGAGGTGAAGTTCTGGGGGAATTTAAGAGTCAGACCACCAATCAGATTATTGATTTAGAACAGAATTTCTTGGGTATTGAAAAACGCAGATGGATTTTATCTGATGACAATACTTTGCCCATTACAAAGAGCAAACAAGGATCTCTGGGAATAAACTATGATAAGAACAGCATCTATATTGGCGTAGAAGGGTTTTACAAAAAAGTAGATGGCATAAGCACCAGTACCCAGGGGTTTCAGAATCAAAATCAATTCAGTGGTGAGATTGGCAGCTATGATGTTAAAGGAGTTGAATTTTTGATCAACAAAAAAGGAACCAATTACAGTACATGGCTAACCTATACCTACAACAAAAATGATTATAATTTTAATGCCATAGATCCCAATAGCTTTCCCAATAATCTGGACATTAGGCACACCATCACCTTTGCAGGTACTTATTCCTACGAAAACCTGAAATTAAGTTTGGGGGTCAACTACCGTTCTGGAAAACCATTTACGGAACCTCAAGAAGGTGACCTGGCTCTTGATACCACTGTTTTTCCTGCGAGAATCAATTATGAATCGCCCAATAGCAGTAGACTACCCAACTATTTAAGGGTGGATGCCTCTGCCATTTACAAATTCAATATTGGACAGCGAATAAAGGCCACTACCGGTGTATCTCTTCTTAACATGACCAACCGAAAAAACAGTTTAAACAAGTATTACAGGGTTACAGAGGACAATCAAATTGAAACGGTAGAGAGCATTTCTTTGGGTATTACGCCCAATGTTAGCTTTAGGGTTAGTTTTTAG
- a CDS encoding FecR family protein produces MQENYLAKWLNGELSGEELAEFEKSEAYASYQKLKDVSATLKAPEFDVDQALEQLKEERIVNAPKVIALNPFKKFLRVAAVIAVLLAGSYFYVSTLDESVTAQLAERSEVILPDNSEIILNAGSRVSFSEKNWNEKRNVSLKGEAFFKVAKGKRFTVSTNQGTVAVLGTQFNVENREGFFEVTCYEGLVSVTYNNTETKLPAGTSFLVINGKIMDTTKPNTAQPSWVNNESSFNSIPLEYVFSELERQYDIEVNSQNVDKSLLFTGTFSNTDLNMALKSISTPSHINYKLEGDNVLFYAEKAPQ; encoded by the coding sequence ATGCAAGAAAATTACTTAGCAAAATGGTTAAACGGTGAACTCTCTGGGGAGGAGCTTGCGGAATTTGAAAAGTCCGAGGCTTATGCCTCTTACCAGAAATTAAAGGATGTTTCGGCAACTTTAAAAGCCCCTGAATTTGATGTTGACCAAGCTCTTGAACAATTAAAAGAAGAACGTATTGTTAATGCACCAAAGGTTATTGCATTGAATCCGTTTAAAAAATTCTTGCGTGTTGCTGCCGTTATTGCTGTATTACTTGCCGGCTCCTATTTTTATGTAAGCACCTTGGACGAATCTGTTACAGCACAGTTGGCAGAACGTTCTGAAGTTATTTTACCAGACAATTCTGAAATTATCTTAAACGCAGGCTCCAGAGTCTCATTTAGTGAGAAAAATTGGAATGAAAAACGAAACGTTTCTTTAAAAGGTGAAGCATTTTTTAAAGTTGCCAAAGGAAAACGATTTACGGTTTCTACAAATCAAGGAACAGTAGCTGTTCTGGGAACCCAGTTTAATGTGGAAAACCGAGAGGGCTTTTTTGAGGTGACTTGTTATGAAGGTTTGGTAAGTGTAACCTATAACAATACGGAAACCAAGTTGCCCGCTGGCACATCTTTTTTGGTTATTAACGGTAAAATTATGGATACCACCAAGCCCAATACCGCACAACCATCATGGGTAAATAACGAAAGTAGCTTTAATAGTATTCCGTTGGAATATGTTTTTAGCGAACTGGAAAGACAATATGATATCGAAGTAAATTCACAAAATGTGGATAAAAGTCTGTTATTTACTGGAACTTTTAGCAACACAGACTTAAATATGGCGTTAAAAAGTATAAGTACCCCATCTCATATTAATTACAAACTTGAGGGTGATAATGTACTTTTCTATGCTGAAAAAGCTCCGCAGTAG
- a CDS encoding RNA polymerase sigma factor produces MNNVCEEQVFSSIFKANSKTVFNYIYYKFGNEEKSHDAVQEAFVKLWENCAKVTPEKAKSYLYTVANNLYLNVIKAEKVRLKYAEPTYEHSNESPEFLLEEKEYKQKLDKALNDLPENQRTTFLLNRIDGKKYAEIAEMEGVSIKAIEKRMHLALKALREQIDGI; encoded by the coding sequence ATGAACAACGTTTGCGAAGAGCAAGTCTTTAGCTCAATATTCAAAGCTAATTCCAAAACGGTATTCAACTATATATATTATAAGTTCGGCAATGAGGAAAAATCCCATGATGCTGTCCAAGAAGCATTTGTAAAGCTTTGGGAAAATTGTGCCAAGGTAACTCCAGAAAAAGCCAAGTCATATTTGTATACAGTCGCCAACAATTTATACCTAAATGTAATCAAGGCTGAAAAAGTTAGATTGAAGTATGCAGAACCAACTTATGAGCACTCCAATGAGTCTCCAGAGTTTTTGTTGGAAGAGAAAGAGTATAAACAGAAATTGGATAAAGCATTAAATGATTTGCCCGAAAACCAAAGAACTACTTTTTTACTGAACAGAATTGATGGAAAAAAATATGCTGAAATTGCAGAAATGGAGGGAGTAAGCATAAAAGCCATTGAAAAACGTATGCATTTGGCGCTAAAAGCATTACGGGAACAGATTGATGGTATTTAA
- the ffh gene encoding signal recognition particle protein, whose protein sequence is MFDNLSEKLDKAFHVLKGHGQITEINVAETLKEVRRALLDADVNFKIAKEFTNRVKEKALGQNVLTNLQPGQLMVKIVKDELTELMGGDAEELDLSGNPSVILMSGLQGSGKTTFSGKLASFLKSKKSKKPLLVACDVYRPAAINQLHVVGEQIGVDVYSDRENNDPVAIAKAGVKQAKSTGCDIVIIDTAGRLAVDEQMMTEIANIHKAISPQETLFVVDSMTGQDAVNTAKAFNDVLNFDGVILTKLDGDTRGGAAISIKSVVDKPIKFIGTGEKMEAIDVFYPSRMADRILGMGDVVSLVERAQEQFDEEQARKIQKKIAKNRFGFDDFLSQIQQIKKMGNMKDLMGMIPGAGKALKGLDIDDDAFKHIEAIIHSMTPEERSTPSKLNASRKKRIAMGSGRTVQEVNQLLKQFEQMSKMMKMMQGGGGKKMMQMMQNMR, encoded by the coding sequence ATGTTCGATAATTTAAGTGAAAAGCTGGATAAAGCGTTCCACGTCCTCAAAGGTCATGGACAGATAACAGAAATCAATGTAGCGGAAACCCTAAAAGAAGTAAGAAGGGCTCTTCTAGATGCAGATGTCAATTTTAAGATAGCCAAAGAGTTTACCAATAGGGTAAAGGAAAAAGCCTTGGGCCAAAATGTTTTGACCAATTTGCAACCTGGCCAATTAATGGTGAAGATTGTAAAAGATGAGCTTACTGAGTTAATGGGAGGAGATGCCGAGGAGCTTGACCTTTCTGGTAATCCTTCGGTAATTCTAATGTCTGGTCTACAAGGTTCTGGTAAGACGACTTTTTCGGGTAAACTGGCCAGTTTTTTAAAAAGTAAAAAAAGCAAAAAACCACTTTTGGTCGCGTGTGATGTGTATCGTCCAGCGGCAATAAATCAATTGCATGTAGTAGGCGAACAGATTGGGGTAGATGTTTATTCAGATAGGGAAAACAATGATCCCGTGGCCATTGCAAAAGCTGGGGTAAAACAAGCAAAAAGTACTGGATGCGATATAGTCATCATAGATACCGCGGGTCGTTTAGCGGTAGATGAGCAGATGATGACAGAGATAGCCAATATCCATAAAGCCATTAGCCCTCAGGAAACCCTTTTTGTTGTCGATTCTATGACCGGTCAAGATGCTGTCAATACAGCAAAGGCATTTAATGATGTCTTAAATTTTGATGGAGTTATATTGACCAAATTGGATGGTGATACCAGAGGTGGTGCAGCCATTTCCATTAAATCTGTTGTTGATAAGCCAATTAAATTTATTGGTACAGGAGAAAAAATGGAAGCCATTGATGTCTTCTATCCTTCAAGGATGGCAGACAGAATTTTGGGAATGGGAGATGTGGTTTCCTTGGTAGAGAGGGCCCAGGAACAGTTTGATGAAGAGCAGGCCCGAAAAATTCAAAAGAAAATTGCCAAGAACCGCTTTGGTTTTGATGACTTTCTTAGTCAGATACAGCAGATTAAGAAAATGGGGAACATGAAGGACCTCATGGGGATGATTCCCGGTGCTGGAAAAGCATTGAAAGGATTAGATATAGATGATGATGCCTTCAAACATATTGAAGCCATTATTCATTCCATGACACCAGAAGAACGCTCTACACCATCAAAATTAAATGCGAGTCGTAAAAAACGTATTGCAATGGGGAGCGGACGTACCGTGCAAGAAGTGAATCAACTTTTGAAACAATTTGAGCAGATGAGCAAGATGATGAAAATGATGCAAGGCGGTGGCGGAAAGAAGATGATGCAAATGATGCAAAACATGCGGTAA
- the folD gene encoding bifunctional methylenetetrahydrofolate dehydrogenase/methenyltetrahydrofolate cyclohydrolase FolD — translation MEILDGKKISNQIKDEIAIEVADMKRRGEKVPHLAAVLVGTDGASLTYVGSKVRSCKKIGFESTLIHLPEETTEEALLKQVEDLNTNPDIDGYIVQLPLPKHIDEEKVLMAVDPDKDVDGFHPTNFGKMALDMESFISATPFGIMELLRRYNVDTEGKHTVVIGRSHIVGRPISILMSQKGKAANATVTLTHSRTKNIESFTQKADIIVSALGVPNFLKAEMVKDGAVVIDVGITRVPDETRERGYYITGDVDFENVSKKASFITPVPGGVGPMTIAMLLKNTLLARERHKVKNT, via the coding sequence ATGGAAATCCTTGACGGAAAGAAAATATCAAACCAAATAAAAGATGAAATTGCTATTGAAGTAGCAGATATGAAGAGGAGGGGAGAAAAAGTACCTCATTTGGCTGCTGTTTTGGTTGGTACAGATGGAGCAAGCCTCACCTATGTGGGCAGTAAAGTACGTTCTTGTAAAAAAATAGGTTTTGAATCAACCTTAATACATCTTCCAGAAGAAACCACTGAAGAAGCATTGTTAAAACAAGTTGAAGATTTAAATACCAATCCAGATATAGACGGGTATATTGTACAATTACCTTTACCTAAGCATATAGATGAAGAGAAAGTGCTTATGGCAGTTGACCCTGATAAAGATGTAGATGGTTTCCATCCTACCAATTTTGGTAAGATGGCCTTGGATATGGAATCCTTTATATCTGCTACGCCTTTTGGTATAATGGAGCTGTTAAGGCGTTATAATGTGGATACAGAAGGCAAACATACCGTTGTCATTGGACGCAGTCATATCGTAGGAAGACCCATTAGCATTCTTATGAGTCAAAAAGGGAAAGCAGCCAATGCAACAGTTACTTTAACCCATAGTAGAACCAAGAATATAGAGTCCTTTACCCAAAAAGCCGATATTATTGTTTCGGCATTGGGAGTGCCTAACTTTTTAAAGGCCGAAATGGTCAAGGATGGTGCTGTCGTAATAGACGTTGGGATTACCCGTGTACCGGATGAAACCAGAGAAAGAGGTTATTATATTACCGGTGATGTTGATTTTGAAAACGTAAGTAAAAAAGCTTCATTTATTACTCCAGTCCCAGGGGGTGTTGGACCAATGACCATCGCTATGCTTCTAAAAAACACTTTATTGGCAAGAGAAAGACACAAGGTAAAAAATACTTAG